In Gallus gallus isolate bGalGal1 chromosome Z, bGalGal1.mat.broiler.GRCg7b, whole genome shotgun sequence, one DNA window encodes the following:
- the TOPORS gene encoding E3 ubiquitin-protein ligase Topors isoform X2 — protein sequence MSELPRGVAKATRRRRHPAGEERRDGPGNICSRPRHGLKTPSSRTRTRSEGSAENTTNAAREFSEDSSFLPKASNSKLHQTMPTDASPDSKCPICLDRFDNVAYLDRCLHRFCFRCVQEWSKNKAECPLCKQPFFSIFHTVRAEDDFKEYILRPSENGSFASPDGRRFRYRTTLTRERRTSSYHRGNSSSRRTLSPPDNGILFEGLSSQPVRQRDGEIQQMIRRLASRRQASAEGRSLRQIQEEDMINFRRALYRTGVRVRSIQDGGRYRDISAEFFRHNPACLHRLVPWLKRELTVLFGAHGSLVNIVQHIIMSNVTRYDLESQAFADDLKPFLLNRTEHFLHEFISFARCPFNLEAYDQHVNYDCPAPSYDEGSRSDSSIITISPDEADPQGPEHSSSMSGVGQAPWDDETPGPSYSISEEVRATVASPLEMSESSDEDSARKRTTLRPQLQAGVDSNESDSSSDNCVIIGYVKPLAERTPELVELSSDSEESIREEKREDVKKEQSIQARSWSDSEPSRASSPRSPLYKENVSSCRSSLSSAVEKTESKADDKNKDKVKDLSPHNSVWSPFPETDTTSSPYRKNRSKVKNLSPLDSIRSLSPETDTVCSPYSKNKGKVKDLSPLDSVRSLSPEMGTVCSPYSQRLPRRRKTRSPQTYSQKSRDSHGHRSRREHPSKCQSKKRRSRSRDGSEYSSKRSRRRSRTCDTSLSLKSQRGSLSRESTTSREVSRSRSRSKGHGKRRSRSRDSDYYYRRDNYQSRYQWGYAFYSRKTVGDGSSCRKRTQSKAHYSRQSASPEFRIQSFTERTDPHSQRGLHERHYYYYERCRSRSRSSTRSRTPSGGTDRLKSEKPGGKRKYKTRHLENAVKESTSMEREKDPKKTFSKFRDCCKNEDSLSDNQVSSETKHKKKKKKMRSPSVEIVYEGKVTDTMKHAKKKKKKHKKKHRKHHMSNSAHSSPVVITIDSDSSKEPESTECDSSVTWTGTTHLNERECESPSSFLGITGCEDVYRVSKETRGVVKKYSIPTRGRDLDGDITNAGAELVEATERADRSIDLADTASGNTETVVSQEAQAAPSSQLSSPRTSLLGHPERPPLILRLPKRLVNRSCWFESLEKNM from the exons ATGTCGGAGCTGCCGCGAGGTGTGGCGAAGGCcacccgccgccgccgccatcccGCGGGGGAGGAGCGGCGGGACGGGCCCGGCAACATTTGCAGCCGGCCTCGGCACGGGCTGAAGACGCCATCGAGCCGGACTCGGACTCGGAGCGAGGGCTCGGCAGAA AACACAACTAACGCAGCCAGGGAGTTTTCAGAAGACAGCAGCTTTTTGCCAAAAGCTAGCAACAGCAAGCTGCACCAGACCATGCCAACAGATGCCTCTCCTGACTCCAAGTGCCCCATTTGCTTGGACAGATTTGACAATGTTGCCTATCTAGATCGTTGCTTGCACAGATTTTGCTTCCGTTGTGTCCAGGAATGgtcaaaaaacaaagcagaatgcCCACTCTGCAAACagcctttcttttctatttttcatacAGTTCGTGCTGAAGATGATTTTAAGGAATACATACTCAGACCTTCAGAAAATGGTTCTTTTGCCAGCCCTGATGGCCGGAGATTTCGTTACCGTACCACCTTAACGAGGGAACGCCGCACTTCCTCTTACCATCGAGGCAATTCCTCTTCTCGAAGGACGCTGTCCCCTCCGGATAATGGGATTTTGTTTGAAGGGCTGTCAAGCCAACCTGTGCggcagagagatggagagattCAGCAGATGATACGGAGGCTGGCCTCACGTAGGCAGGCTAGTGCAGAGGGCAGATCTCTGCGGCAGATCCAGGAGGAGGACATGATAAACTTCCGCAGAGCCCTGTACCGCACTGGTGTGCGTGTTCGTAGCATTCAGGATGGAGGCCGCTATCGAGACATTTCCGCAGAGTTCTTCCGCCACAACCCTGCTTGTCTACACAGGTTGGTTCCCTGGCTGAAGCGAGAGCTTACAGTCTTGTTTGGTGCCCATGGTTCTTTAGTTAATATTGTGCAACATATCATCATGAGTAATGTGACCAGGTATGATCTGGAAAGCCAGGCTTTTGCTGAtgatttaaagccatttttacTGAATCGGACTGAACACTTCCTACATGAATTCATCAGTTTTGCTCGATGTCCTTTTAACTTAGAGGCATATGATCAGCATGTCAATTATGACTGTCCTGCGCCATCGTATGATGAAGGAAGTCGCTCAGACTCATCAATTATTACAATCTCTCCAGATGAGGCAGATCCTCAAGGGCCAGAACACAGTTCATCCATGTCTGGGGTTGGTCAGGCCCCTTGGGATGACGAAACTCCAGGGCCTTCGTATTCCATTTCAGAAGAGGTTCGTGCCACTGTGGcttctcctctggagatgtCAGAAAGTTCTGATGAGGATTCTGCTAGGAAAAGGACCACACTGCGTCCTCAGTTACAGGCTGGTGTTGACTCCAATGAAAGTGACTCTTCATCAGACAACTGTGTTATCATTGGGTATGTTAAACCATTAGCTGAGAGGACACCAGAACTGGTTGAGCTGTCCTCAGACTCTGAGGAGTCCATcagggaggagaagagggaagatgTGAAGAAAGAACAGTCAATCCAGGCTCGTAGCTGGAGTGACAGTGAACCAAGCAGGGCTTCATCACCTCGCTCTCCCCTGTACAAGGAGAATGTGAGTAGTTGTAGGAGTTCCTTATCCTCTGCAGTTGAAAAGACAGAGTCAAAGGCTGATGATAAGAACAAAGATAAAGTAAAAGATCTTTCTCCACACAACTCAGTCTGGAGCCCATTTCCAGAGACAGACACCACTTCTTCTCCCTATAGAAAGAATAGAAGTAAAGTAAAAAATTTATCTCCACTGGACTCAATCAGGAGCCTGTCTCCAGAGACAGACACCGTTTGCTCTCCTTATAGTAAAAATAAAGGTAAAGTAAAAGATCTGTCTCCACTGGACTCAGTCAGGAGCCTGTCTCCAGAAATGGGCACTGTTTGTTCTCCTTACAGTCAGCGGTTGCCCAGAAGGAGAAAGACCAGGAGTCCTCAAACTTATTCACAGAAGAGTCGTGACAGTCATGGCCATCGGTCTAGGAGGGAGCATCCTAGCAAATGCCAGTCTAAAAAGAGACGATCAAGAAGCAGAGATGGTAGCGAATATAGCAGTaaaagaagcaggaggaggTCAAGAACCTGTGACACGAGCCTCTCCCTAAAAAGCCAGAGGGGCTCCCTTAGTCGTGAGAGCACTACATCCAGAGAGGTAAGCAGATCACGATCACGTAGCAAAGGCCATGGCAAAAGGAGGTCAAGGAGCAGAGACAGTGATTATTACTATAGAAGAGACAATTACCAAAGTAGATACCAGTGGGGTTATGCTTTTTATAGTCGAAAGACAGTTGGAGATGGCTCCTCCTGCAGGAAGAGGACTCAGTCTAAGGCTCACTATTCAAGGCAATCTGCTAGTCCAGAATTCAGGATACAATCTTTTACTGAAAGAACAGACCCACATAGCCAGAGAGGATTGCATGAGAGACATTACTACTATTATGAACGATGCAGATCAAGGAGTCGATCAAGCACCAGGTCAAGGACCCCTTCTGGAGGGACAGACAGGTTGAAAAGTGAAAAGCCTGGTGGAAAGAGGAAGTACAAAACTCGACACTTGGAGAATGCAGTGAAGGAGAGCACCAGtatggagagagaaaaggacCCCAAGAAAACTTTCTCAAAGTTCCGTGACTGCTGCAAAAATGAAGACAGCCTTTCGGACAATCAAGTAAGTAGTGAGacaaaacataagaaaaagaagaaaaagatgagaagtCCAAGTGTGGAGATAGTCTATGAAGGCAAAGTGACAGACACAATGAAAcatgctaaaaagaaaaagaaaaaacataagaaGAAACATCGAAAACATCACATGAGTAACTCAGCACATTCTTCTCCAGTGGTTATTACAATTGATAGTGATAGTAGCAAGGAGCCAGAAAGTACTGAATGTGATAGCAGTGTTACTTGGACTGGCACAACTCACTTGAATGAGAGGGAATGTGAGTCTCCATCTTCCTTCCTGGGGATTACAGGATGTGAAGATGTTTACAGAGTGAGTAAGGAAACTAGAGGAGTAGTGAAAAAATATAGTATTCCTACCAGAGGAAGGGACTTAGATGGTGACATTACAAATGCTGGAGCTGAGCTTGTGGAAGCAACAGAAAGAGCTGATCGAAGTATTGACTTAGCTGATACAGCAAGTGGTAACACAGAAACTGTAGTTAGTCAAGAAGCACAGGCAGCGCCTTCCAGTCAACTGTCTTCCCCCAGGACTTCCTTACTAGGGCATCCAGAGAGACCACCACTGATACTGAGACTGCCAAAGAGACTTGTCAACAGATCTTGTTGGTTTGAGTCCCTTGAAAAAAACATGTAG
- the TOPORS gene encoding E3 ubiquitin-protein ligase Topors isoform X1, with protein sequence MSELPRGVAKATRRRRHPAGEERRDGPGNICSRPRHGLKTPSSRTRTRSEGSAEVSAVVGPANTTNAAREFSEDSSFLPKASNSKLHQTMPTDASPDSKCPICLDRFDNVAYLDRCLHRFCFRCVQEWSKNKAECPLCKQPFFSIFHTVRAEDDFKEYILRPSENGSFASPDGRRFRYRTTLTRERRTSSYHRGNSSSRRTLSPPDNGILFEGLSSQPVRQRDGEIQQMIRRLASRRQASAEGRSLRQIQEEDMINFRRALYRTGVRVRSIQDGGRYRDISAEFFRHNPACLHRLVPWLKRELTVLFGAHGSLVNIVQHIIMSNVTRYDLESQAFADDLKPFLLNRTEHFLHEFISFARCPFNLEAYDQHVNYDCPAPSYDEGSRSDSSIITISPDEADPQGPEHSSSMSGVGQAPWDDETPGPSYSISEEVRATVASPLEMSESSDEDSARKRTTLRPQLQAGVDSNESDSSSDNCVIIGYVKPLAERTPELVELSSDSEESIREEKREDVKKEQSIQARSWSDSEPSRASSPRSPLYKENVSSCRSSLSSAVEKTESKADDKNKDKVKDLSPHNSVWSPFPETDTTSSPYRKNRSKVKNLSPLDSIRSLSPETDTVCSPYSKNKGKVKDLSPLDSVRSLSPEMGTVCSPYSQRLPRRRKTRSPQTYSQKSRDSHGHRSRREHPSKCQSKKRRSRSRDGSEYSSKRSRRRSRTCDTSLSLKSQRGSLSRESTTSREVSRSRSRSKGHGKRRSRSRDSDYYYRRDNYQSRYQWGYAFYSRKTVGDGSSCRKRTQSKAHYSRQSASPEFRIQSFTERTDPHSQRGLHERHYYYYERCRSRSRSSTRSRTPSGGTDRLKSEKPGGKRKYKTRHLENAVKESTSMEREKDPKKTFSKFRDCCKNEDSLSDNQVSSETKHKKKKKKMRSPSVEIVYEGKVTDTMKHAKKKKKKHKKKHRKHHMSNSAHSSPVVITIDSDSSKEPESTECDSSVTWTGTTHLNERECESPSSFLGITGCEDVYRVSKETRGVVKKYSIPTRGRDLDGDITNAGAELVEATERADRSIDLADTASGNTETVVSQEAQAAPSSQLSSPRTSLLGHPERPPLILRLPKRLVNRSCWFESLEKNM encoded by the exons ATGTCGGAGCTGCCGCGAGGTGTGGCGAAGGCcacccgccgccgccgccatcccGCGGGGGAGGAGCGGCGGGACGGGCCCGGCAACATTTGCAGCCGGCCTCGGCACGGGCTGAAGACGCCATCGAGCCGGACTCGGACTCGGAGCGAGGGCTCGGCAGAAGTGAGCGCGGTTGTCGGCCCGGCG AACACAACTAACGCAGCCAGGGAGTTTTCAGAAGACAGCAGCTTTTTGCCAAAAGCTAGCAACAGCAAGCTGCACCAGACCATGCCAACAGATGCCTCTCCTGACTCCAAGTGCCCCATTTGCTTGGACAGATTTGACAATGTTGCCTATCTAGATCGTTGCTTGCACAGATTTTGCTTCCGTTGTGTCCAGGAATGgtcaaaaaacaaagcagaatgcCCACTCTGCAAACagcctttcttttctatttttcatacAGTTCGTGCTGAAGATGATTTTAAGGAATACATACTCAGACCTTCAGAAAATGGTTCTTTTGCCAGCCCTGATGGCCGGAGATTTCGTTACCGTACCACCTTAACGAGGGAACGCCGCACTTCCTCTTACCATCGAGGCAATTCCTCTTCTCGAAGGACGCTGTCCCCTCCGGATAATGGGATTTTGTTTGAAGGGCTGTCAAGCCAACCTGTGCggcagagagatggagagattCAGCAGATGATACGGAGGCTGGCCTCACGTAGGCAGGCTAGTGCAGAGGGCAGATCTCTGCGGCAGATCCAGGAGGAGGACATGATAAACTTCCGCAGAGCCCTGTACCGCACTGGTGTGCGTGTTCGTAGCATTCAGGATGGAGGCCGCTATCGAGACATTTCCGCAGAGTTCTTCCGCCACAACCCTGCTTGTCTACACAGGTTGGTTCCCTGGCTGAAGCGAGAGCTTACAGTCTTGTTTGGTGCCCATGGTTCTTTAGTTAATATTGTGCAACATATCATCATGAGTAATGTGACCAGGTATGATCTGGAAAGCCAGGCTTTTGCTGAtgatttaaagccatttttacTGAATCGGACTGAACACTTCCTACATGAATTCATCAGTTTTGCTCGATGTCCTTTTAACTTAGAGGCATATGATCAGCATGTCAATTATGACTGTCCTGCGCCATCGTATGATGAAGGAAGTCGCTCAGACTCATCAATTATTACAATCTCTCCAGATGAGGCAGATCCTCAAGGGCCAGAACACAGTTCATCCATGTCTGGGGTTGGTCAGGCCCCTTGGGATGACGAAACTCCAGGGCCTTCGTATTCCATTTCAGAAGAGGTTCGTGCCACTGTGGcttctcctctggagatgtCAGAAAGTTCTGATGAGGATTCTGCTAGGAAAAGGACCACACTGCGTCCTCAGTTACAGGCTGGTGTTGACTCCAATGAAAGTGACTCTTCATCAGACAACTGTGTTATCATTGGGTATGTTAAACCATTAGCTGAGAGGACACCAGAACTGGTTGAGCTGTCCTCAGACTCTGAGGAGTCCATcagggaggagaagagggaagatgTGAAGAAAGAACAGTCAATCCAGGCTCGTAGCTGGAGTGACAGTGAACCAAGCAGGGCTTCATCACCTCGCTCTCCCCTGTACAAGGAGAATGTGAGTAGTTGTAGGAGTTCCTTATCCTCTGCAGTTGAAAAGACAGAGTCAAAGGCTGATGATAAGAACAAAGATAAAGTAAAAGATCTTTCTCCACACAACTCAGTCTGGAGCCCATTTCCAGAGACAGACACCACTTCTTCTCCCTATAGAAAGAATAGAAGTAAAGTAAAAAATTTATCTCCACTGGACTCAATCAGGAGCCTGTCTCCAGAGACAGACACCGTTTGCTCTCCTTATAGTAAAAATAAAGGTAAAGTAAAAGATCTGTCTCCACTGGACTCAGTCAGGAGCCTGTCTCCAGAAATGGGCACTGTTTGTTCTCCTTACAGTCAGCGGTTGCCCAGAAGGAGAAAGACCAGGAGTCCTCAAACTTATTCACAGAAGAGTCGTGACAGTCATGGCCATCGGTCTAGGAGGGAGCATCCTAGCAAATGCCAGTCTAAAAAGAGACGATCAAGAAGCAGAGATGGTAGCGAATATAGCAGTaaaagaagcaggaggaggTCAAGAACCTGTGACACGAGCCTCTCCCTAAAAAGCCAGAGGGGCTCCCTTAGTCGTGAGAGCACTACATCCAGAGAGGTAAGCAGATCACGATCACGTAGCAAAGGCCATGGCAAAAGGAGGTCAAGGAGCAGAGACAGTGATTATTACTATAGAAGAGACAATTACCAAAGTAGATACCAGTGGGGTTATGCTTTTTATAGTCGAAAGACAGTTGGAGATGGCTCCTCCTGCAGGAAGAGGACTCAGTCTAAGGCTCACTATTCAAGGCAATCTGCTAGTCCAGAATTCAGGATACAATCTTTTACTGAAAGAACAGACCCACATAGCCAGAGAGGATTGCATGAGAGACATTACTACTATTATGAACGATGCAGATCAAGGAGTCGATCAAGCACCAGGTCAAGGACCCCTTCTGGAGGGACAGACAGGTTGAAAAGTGAAAAGCCTGGTGGAAAGAGGAAGTACAAAACTCGACACTTGGAGAATGCAGTGAAGGAGAGCACCAGtatggagagagaaaaggacCCCAAGAAAACTTTCTCAAAGTTCCGTGACTGCTGCAAAAATGAAGACAGCCTTTCGGACAATCAAGTAAGTAGTGAGacaaaacataagaaaaagaagaaaaagatgagaagtCCAAGTGTGGAGATAGTCTATGAAGGCAAAGTGACAGACACAATGAAAcatgctaaaaagaaaaagaaaaaacataagaaGAAACATCGAAAACATCACATGAGTAACTCAGCACATTCTTCTCCAGTGGTTATTACAATTGATAGTGATAGTAGCAAGGAGCCAGAAAGTACTGAATGTGATAGCAGTGTTACTTGGACTGGCACAACTCACTTGAATGAGAGGGAATGTGAGTCTCCATCTTCCTTCCTGGGGATTACAGGATGTGAAGATGTTTACAGAGTGAGTAAGGAAACTAGAGGAGTAGTGAAAAAATATAGTATTCCTACCAGAGGAAGGGACTTAGATGGTGACATTACAAATGCTGGAGCTGAGCTTGTGGAAGCAACAGAAAGAGCTGATCGAAGTATTGACTTAGCTGATACAGCAAGTGGTAACACAGAAACTGTAGTTAGTCAAGAAGCACAGGCAGCGCCTTCCAGTCAACTGTCTTCCCCCAGGACTTCCTTACTAGGGCATCCAGAGAGACCACCACTGATACTGAGACTGCCAAAGAGACTTGTCAACAGATCTTGTTGGTTTGAGTCCCTTGAAAAAAACATGTAG